The proteins below are encoded in one region of Drosophila santomea strain STO CAGO 1482 chromosome 3R, Prin_Dsan_1.1, whole genome shotgun sequence:
- the LOC120452584 gene encoding isochorismatase domain-containing protein 1 isoform X2 → MSKVRGPALYRLVPSKTLFMLCDVQEKFKPAIPLLSSLIENTTKLLAGGKILQVPLLVTEQYPERLGNTVCELDIGHACAKVSKTRFSMLVEPVRKIMTDIFGGKPKTAVLFGLETHVCVEQTAFDLVNDGIDVWLVADCCASRLNQDRDLALERLRHIGCNIATSESVIFNLLGDKNNKSFKEIASLVKKISADMQLARASKN, encoded by the exons ATGAGTAAAGTCAGAGGACCAGCTCTGTACCGCCTGGTGCCCTCGAAGACGCTCTTCATGCTCTGCGACGTGCAGGAGAAGTTCAAGCCGGCCATTCCGCTGCTGAGTTCGCTCATCGAAAACACAACTAAACTG CTGGCAGGCGGCAAGATCCTCCAGGTGCCACTGCTGGTCACCGAGCAGTATCCCGAGCGGCTGGGCAACACCGTCTGTGAGTTGGACATCGGGCATGCCTGTGCCAAAGTTTCCAAGACCAGGTTTTCCATGCTGGTGGAGCCCGTACGTAAGATTATGACTGATATCTTTGGTGGCAAGCCCAAGACTGCGGTGCTTTTCGGCCTGGAG ACACACGTCTGTGTGGAGCAGACGGCCTTCGACCTGGTAAATGATGGAATCGATGTCTGGCTGGTGGCCGACTGCTGTGCGTCGCGTCTTAATCAGGATCGGGATTTGGCCTTGGAGCGCCTGCGTCACATCGGCTGCAACATAGCCACTTCCGAGAGTGTGATATTTAATCTGCTGGGGGATAAGAACAACAAGTCCTTCAAGGAGATTGCTTCTCTGGTGAAGAAGATCTCCGCAGACATGCAGCTTGCGCGCGCCTCAAAAAATTAA
- the LOC120452584 gene encoding isochorismatase domain-containing protein 1 isoform X1 — translation MSKVRGPALYRLVPSKTLFMLCDVQEKFKPAIPLLSSLIENTTKLHIPFQLAGGKILQVPLLVTEQYPERLGNTVCELDIGHACAKVSKTRFSMLVEPVRKIMTDIFGGKPKTAVLFGLETHVCVEQTAFDLVNDGIDVWLVADCCASRLNQDRDLALERLRHIGCNIATSESVIFNLLGDKNNKSFKEIASLVKKISADMQLARASKN, via the exons ATGAGTAAAGTCAGAGGACCAGCTCTGTACCGCCTGGTGCCCTCGAAGACGCTCTTCATGCTCTGCGACGTGCAGGAGAAGTTCAAGCCGGCCATTCCGCTGCTGAGTTCGCTCATCGAAAACACAACTAAACTG CACATTCCATTCCAGCTGGCAGGCGGCAAGATCCTCCAGGTGCCACTGCTGGTCACCGAGCAGTATCCCGAGCGGCTGGGCAACACCGTCTGTGAGTTGGACATCGGGCATGCCTGTGCCAAAGTTTCCAAGACCAGGTTTTCCATGCTGGTGGAGCCCGTACGTAAGATTATGACTGATATCTTTGGTGGCAAGCCCAAGACTGCGGTGCTTTTCGGCCTGGAG ACACACGTCTGTGTGGAGCAGACGGCCTTCGACCTGGTAAATGATGGAATCGATGTCTGGCTGGTGGCCGACTGCTGTGCGTCGCGTCTTAATCAGGATCGGGATTTGGCCTTGGAGCGCCTGCGTCACATCGGCTGCAACATAGCCACTTCCGAGAGTGTGATATTTAATCTGCTGGGGGATAAGAACAACAAGTCCTTCAAGGAGATTGCTTCTCTGGTGAAGAAGATCTCCGCAGACATGCAGCTTGCGCGCGCCTCAAAAAATTAA